One Halolamina litorea genomic window carries:
- a CDS encoding ABC transporter ATP-binding protein, translating to MSDALLEVENLQTVFHTDKETIHAVDGVSFEVNAGETVGLVGESGSGKSVTARSVLGLVDDPGVIEEGSIRFRGDELVGGNWEQHRGDIAIVFQDPMNSLNPVYTVGNQIKEALRIHQGLRGSDATQKAIELLEDVGIPDAARRVSEYPHQFSGGMRQRAVIAIALACDPDLLVCDEPTTALDVTIQAQILDLLSDLQREEDLGVLFITHDMGVIEETADRVNVMYAGEFVESSAVDRLFDAPKHPYTRGLLASIPGRNAEGDRLPTIEGEVPTSTGEPTSCRFAPRCEYAFGACDEVHPGRVEVGETGADHEVACLLYEERFEESPPEAGVEADGGETA from the coding sequence ATGAGCGACGCCCTCCTGGAAGTCGAGAACCTCCAAACGGTGTTCCACACCGACAAGGAGACGATCCACGCCGTCGACGGCGTGAGTTTCGAAGTCAACGCCGGCGAGACCGTCGGTCTCGTCGGCGAGTCGGGGTCGGGCAAGTCCGTCACCGCCCGATCGGTGCTCGGCCTCGTCGACGACCCGGGCGTGATCGAGGAGGGCTCGATCCGCTTCCGCGGCGACGAACTCGTCGGGGGAAACTGGGAGCAACACCGCGGCGACATCGCCATCGTGTTCCAGGACCCGATGAACTCGCTCAACCCCGTCTACACGGTGGGCAACCAGATCAAGGAAGCCCTCCGCATCCACCAGGGACTTCGCGGGAGTGACGCGACCCAGAAGGCGATCGAACTGTTGGAGGACGTGGGCATCCCCGACGCGGCCCGTCGGGTCTCCGAGTACCCCCACCAGTTCTCCGGCGGGATGCGCCAGCGTGCGGTCATCGCCATCGCGCTGGCCTGTGACCCCGACCTGTTGGTCTGTGACGAGCCGACGACGGCCCTCGACGTGACCATTCAGGCCCAGATCCTCGACCTGCTTTCCGACCTGCAGCGCGAGGAGGACCTCGGTGTCCTGTTCATCACCCACGACATGGGCGTGATCGAGGAGACCGCCGACCGCGTCAACGTGATGTACGCCGGCGAGTTCGTCGAGAGCTCGGCGGTCGATCGGCTGTTCGACGCCCCCAAGCATCCCTACACCCGCGGGCTGCTGGCGTCGATCCCCGGCCGGAACGCCGAGGGTGACCGCCTCCCAACCATCGAGGGGGAGGTACCGACGTCGACGGGTGAGCCGACGAGCTGTCGGTTCGCGCCGCGGTGTGAGTACGCCTTCGGCGCCTGTGACGAGGTCCACCCCGGCCGCGTCGAGGTGGGAGAAACCGGCGCCGACCACGAGGTCGCCTGTCTGCTCTACGAGGAGCGCTTCGAGGAGTCGCCGCCCGAGGCCGGTGTCGAGGCCGACGGGGGTGAGACGGCATGA
- a CDS encoding ABC transporter permease: protein MLANVSTDEVLSDGRTMAWLGVGLFMLALQFGSLASFAVEVLITVVSVVPGVDAAAALSGLQGAVDAIPTLLSRETIPNQGYYNGSGYEETFLGLAPAMAWALRATLVYVYAFAAAGWAVYGFQIYRSQYRPADWTPRDDVIDRLRGHKWGLFGLVIVFMFVTMAVFAPALGPTTVEQNMRNSYGYEIDYWSTESGSVETVTVGDANLGSVSQGNDRNIGPWSYDDYGRFHPFGTMQDGSDLFTFLMVGSRISLVIGVLSVALSASIAASLALTAAYYKGRVDLSMVLVSDGVMAMPQLLLLIMLTTVLADTWINEVYSGGFLLALIFAFTGWTYMWRSVRGPALQIAEREWIDAARSFGQRPTTIMRKHMLPYVTGYLLIYGSMTLGGAIISIAGLSYLGLGVAPPTPEWGRAVNLGQDYVRTGSWHISLIPGILITLVVTGFNALGDGIRDAIDPQSDSAGGETAGAGGGA from the coding sequence ATGCTGGCCAACGTCTCCACCGACGAGGTGCTGTCCGACGGCCGGACGATGGCCTGGCTCGGCGTCGGCCTATTCATGCTCGCCCTGCAGTTCGGCTCGCTCGCGAGCTTCGCCGTCGAGGTGCTGATCACCGTCGTCTCGGTGGTGCCGGGCGTCGACGCCGCCGCGGCCCTCTCGGGGCTGCAGGGTGCCGTCGACGCCATCCCGACGCTGCTCTCGCGTGAGACGATCCCCAACCAGGGCTACTACAACGGGAGCGGCTACGAGGAGACGTTCCTCGGGCTGGCACCCGCCATGGCGTGGGCGCTGCGGGCGACGCTCGTCTACGTCTACGCCTTCGCCGCCGCGGGCTGGGCCGTCTACGGCTTCCAGATCTACCGCAGCCAGTACCGACCGGCCGACTGGACTCCTCGCGACGACGTGATCGACCGACTCCGGGGCCACAAGTGGGGGCTGTTCGGGCTGGTGATCGTCTTCATGTTCGTGACGATGGCGGTGTTCGCGCCCGCGCTCGGGCCGACGACCGTCGAACAGAACATGCGGAACTCCTACGGCTACGAGATCGACTACTGGAGCACCGAGAGCGGCTCCGTCGAGACCGTCACCGTCGGGGACGCCAACCTCGGCTCCGTCTCGCAGGGCAACGACCGCAACATCGGCCCGTGGAGCTACGACGACTACGGACGCTTCCACCCGTTCGGGACGATGCAGGACGGCAGTGACCTCTTTACGTTCTTGATGGTGGGCTCGCGCATCTCGTTGGTCATCGGGGTGCTCTCGGTGGCCCTGAGCGCGAGCATCGCCGCGTCGCTCGCGCTGACGGCGGCCTACTACAAGGGTCGCGTCGACCTCAGCATGGTGCTGGTCTCCGACGGCGTCATGGCGATGCCCCAACTCCTGCTACTGATCATGCTCACCACGGTGCTCGCGGACACGTGGATCAACGAAGTGTACAGCGGCGGGTTCCTGCTCGCGCTCATCTTCGCCTTCACCGGCTGGACGTACATGTGGCGGTCCGTGCGTGGGCCCGCCCTTCAGATCGCCGAACGCGAGTGGATCGACGCCGCCCGCAGTTTCGGCCAGCGACCGACGACGATCATGCGCAAACACATGCTTCCCTACGTCACCGGCTACCTGCTCATCTACGGCTCGATGACCCTCGGCGGTGCGATCATCTCCATCGCGGGGCTCTCCTATCTCGGGCTGGGCGTGGCGCCGCCGACCCCCGAGTGGGGGCGCGCGGTCAACCTCGGACAGGACTACGTCCGTACCGGCTCGTGGCACATCTCCCTGATCCCGGGCATCCTCATCACGCTCGTCGTGACGGGGTTCAACGCGCTGGGTGACGGCATCCGTGACGCCATCGACCCGCAGTCCGACAGCGCCGGCGGCGAGACCGCCGGGGCCGGGGGTGGCGCATGA
- a CDS encoding ABC transporter permease, which translates to MSRARYLGKRFLMALPVVWLGTTMTWFIIFMGPIDPAARLLSEGQVRNPDAYQAAQTQLGLDQPPLQHYFDWMGNLVTFDLGQTWLLYQGSNVNALILDFLPRTLWLGFWSVLIAVFVGVPLGFYAGMRSNTVADYVASMGGIVWRAMPNFWLGIMLLAVLGGWELLGWQTLGPDLTTGISGNPDLSYLAGDLTSLENGPLAFFTNPGATLQAIKKVAPAAIVLGSASMGNEMRIGRTAVLEVKNQDYVELAKVKGVSDRALVYKHILRNALVPLVPIITSEAFLLIGGSVLVESVFGINGIGYLFFQAAIQGDLPLVGTLMYIFILMTVGINLIQDVLYTLIDPRVALEGE; encoded by the coding sequence GTGAGCAGAGCCCGCTACCTCGGCAAGCGCTTCCTCATGGCGCTCCCCGTCGTGTGGTTGGGTACGACGATGACGTGGTTCATCATCTTCATGGGGCCGATCGACCCCGCAGCACGCCTACTGAGCGAGGGGCAAGTCCGCAACCCCGACGCGTATCAGGCCGCCCAGACCCAACTCGGGCTGGACCAACCGCCGCTGCAGCACTACTTCGACTGGATGGGGAACCTCGTCACCTTCGACCTCGGCCAGACGTGGCTCCTCTACCAGGGTTCGAACGTCAACGCACTCATCCTCGATTTCCTCCCGCGTACCCTGTGGCTCGGGTTCTGGTCCGTGCTCATCGCCGTCTTCGTCGGCGTCCCGTTGGGGTTCTACGCCGGGATGCGTTCGAACACCGTCGCCGACTACGTCGCCTCGATGGGCGGCATCGTCTGGCGCGCCATGCCGAACTTCTGGCTCGGCATCATGCTGCTCGCGGTGCTCGGCGGCTGGGAACTCCTCGGCTGGCAGACGCTCGGACCGGACCTGACGACCGGGATATCCGGCAACCCGGACCTGAGCTACCTCGCGGGCGACCTGACCTCCTTGGAGAACGGGCCGCTCGCCTTCTTCACCAATCCCGGGGCGACGCTGCAGGCGATCAAGAAGGTCGCCCCCGCGGCCATCGTCCTCGGCTCGGCGTCGATGGGTAACGAGATGCGTATCGGCCGGACCGCCGTCCTGGAAGTGAAAAACCAGGACTACGTCGAACTCGCGAAAGTGAAGGGCGTCTCCGACCGCGCGCTCGTCTACAAACACATCCTTCGGAACGCGCTCGTCCCGCTTGTACCGATCATCACCAGCGAGGCGTTCCTGCTGATCGGCGGCAGCGTGCTCGTCGAGTCCGTGTTCGGGATCAACGGGATCGGCTACCTGTTCTTCCAGGCGGCCATTCAGGGCGACCTCCCGCTCGTCGGGACGCTCATGTACATCTTCATCCTCATGACCGTTGGCATCAACCTGATTCAGGACGTGCTCTACACGCTGATCGACCCGCGCGTCGCACTGGAGGGCGAGTGA
- a CDS encoding ABC transporter substrate-binding protein — protein MPEETTRRSFLAAAGTGVAAALAGCGGNAPDQTDTEPPTEEPETGGSDTEADTEENEDSTPMAGGTLQLMAQGSIQTLDPINAKGSGAGYNQYNQQLLRFPDGEYPPEPAIAKDYELSDDQLTYTFTLREDVTFHNGDDVTAHDVVYSYRRLAGSENSRNRDDIIGDTMTVAHEKDASITAPEDEVTLGDYVPESLAVEAVDDYTFEMTLESPFSWTTFQIAGGTFAIIPEGSVGDIEGYDGEYDYNEFFSTQGDGPTFAGAGAFMVDSWSKGDAITLSAYDDYYGTQPQIDEIVYTVVPDGNARLSRFENGNADILEGMPAASFTPSNVSIETEDGNKSIGTYDLGGTTVNYGEIPSLSTEYLVFNTMKVPIAVRKAFAYALDQHSVAENVYKGTAQPAYHITPPAAYPSFGDADANTTYSQHAESGFESNLDVAADGYMYGYGETDLESAAQVMEEAGYGPDNTFEITATTIAGDSGYQQVFTRLQSKLRQAHIEMDITEAQFGTIISQAISGSMEVFALGDGMEYPGPENFLRFLWGSEPQGQFTRWGAEGSYHDEDLRQTALDAWNENYAAEGSDDASEAEAFQTIEEVNWASVQELPTVHTASQRFWHTGVDVEMYGVMENQTFTDLTLSR, from the coding sequence ATGCCCGAGGAGACAACTCGGCGGTCGTTCTTGGCGGCGGCAGGTACCGGCGTGGCAGCGGCACTCGCCGGCTGCGGTGGCAACGCCCCGGATCAGACAGACACCGAACCCCCAACGGAGGAGCCCGAAACGGGCGGCTCCGATACGGAGGCCGACACGGAGGAGAACGAGGACAGCACGCCGATGGCCGGCGGCACCCTCCAGCTGATGGCCCAGGGTTCGATCCAGACGCTCGACCCGATCAACGCGAAGGGGTCCGGCGCCGGGTACAATCAGTACAACCAACAGCTCCTCCGGTTCCCCGACGGCGAGTACCCGCCGGAGCCCGCTATCGCGAAGGACTACGAGCTGTCCGACGACCAGCTGACCTACACGTTCACGCTCCGTGAGGACGTGACGTTCCACAACGGCGACGACGTCACCGCCCACGACGTAGTCTACTCCTACCGACGCCTCGCGGGATCGGAGAACTCCCGCAACCGCGACGACATCATCGGCGACACGATGACCGTCGCACACGAGAAGGACGCGAGTATCACCGCCCCCGAGGACGAGGTCACCCTCGGCGACTACGTGCCCGAGTCGCTGGCCGTCGAGGCCGTCGACGACTACACCTTCGAGATGACCCTCGAGAGCCCGTTCTCGTGGACGACGTTCCAGATCGCCGGCGGGACGTTCGCCATCATCCCCGAGGGCTCGGTGGGTGACATCGAGGGCTACGACGGCGAGTACGACTACAACGAGTTCTTCAGCACCCAGGGCGACGGCCCCACCTTCGCCGGCGCCGGCGCCTTCATGGTCGACTCCTGGAGCAAGGGTGACGCGATCACGCTGTCGGCCTACGACGACTACTACGGCACTCAGCCCCAGATCGACGAGATCGTCTACACCGTCGTTCCTGACGGGAACGCCCGCCTGAGCCGCTTCGAGAACGGCAACGCCGACATCCTCGAGGGGATGCCCGCGGCGTCGTTCACCCCGAGCAACGTCTCCATCGAGACGGAGGACGGCAACAAGTCGATCGGGACCTACGACCTCGGTGGCACCACCGTCAACTACGGGGAGATCCCCTCGCTGTCGACGGAGTACCTCGTGTTCAACACGATGAAGGTGCCGATCGCGGTGCGCAAGGCGTTCGCCTACGCGCTCGACCAGCACTCCGTCGCCGAGAACGTCTACAAGGGGACCGCCCAGCCGGCCTACCACATCACGCCGCCTGCGGCCTACCCCTCCTTCGGCGACGCCGACGCCAACACGACCTACAGCCAGCACGCCGAATCCGGCTTCGAGAGCAACCTCGACGTGGCCGCCGACGGCTACATGTACGGTTACGGCGAGACGGACCTCGAGTCCGCCGCACAGGTGATGGAGGAGGCCGGCTACGGCCCCGACAACACCTTCGAGATCACGGCGACGACCATCGCCGGCGACAGCGGCTACCAGCAGGTGTTCACCCGCCTGCAGTCCAAGCTCCGACAGGCCCACATCGAGATGGACATCACCGAGGCGCAGTTCGGGACCATCATCAGTCAGGCCATCAGCGGCAGCATGGAAGTGTTCGCCCTCGGTGACGGGATGGAGTACCCCGGCCCGGAGAACTTCCTGCGCTTCCTCTGGGGCAGCGAGCCGCAGGGGCAGTTCACCCGCTGGGGCGCGGAAGGGAGCTACCACGACGAGGATCTCCGACAGACCGCCCTCGACGCGTGGAACGAGAACTACGCCGCCGAGGGCTCCGACGACGCGTCGGAAGCCGAGGCCTTCCAGACCATCGAGGAGGTCAACTGGGCGTCGGTCCAGGAGCTCCCGACGGTTCACACGGCGAGCCAGCGCTTCTGGCACACCGGCGTCGACGTGGAGATGTACGGCGTGATGGAGAACCAGACGTTCACCGACCTGACGCTCAGTCGGTAG
- a CDS encoding metallophosphoesterase family protein, which translates to MATGPIDHREAAPGNVMARLDRPRSDERTRIAVIADPHVSTREEGTSKLFEHTEAHLESAVDDINDRDIDYTICVGDITKDGERWNYDAADEILEALETPFRAVPGNHDVVKEGYDHENLPLAEFEERYTPDGELPFHERVGGVDVVGLNSSGGDDWLTDSHDGLIPEDQLEWLAETLPELDTPLIAVHHNLPTMSDQLLQHRDNNEPEMAIPPTMREPDAFLDVLEEHDAPLMVTGHLHLPSATKERGVREIMSPTTCSFPQSYLVFDVGPDGTEVRLIPVADHEGMMLGHYERHTDSYTGKGLTDMAAVRLAQFPLVDES; encoded by the coding sequence ATGGCTACCGGACCCATCGACCACCGCGAGGCCGCCCCCGGAAACGTCATGGCGCGGCTCGACCGCCCGCGAAGCGACGAACGTACTCGGATCGCCGTCATCGCGGACCCGCACGTCTCCACGCGCGAGGAGGGTACCTCCAAACTGTTCGAACACACCGAAGCCCACCTCGAGAGCGCCGTCGACGACATCAACGACCGCGACATCGACTACACGATCTGTGTCGGCGACATCACGAAGGACGGCGAGCGATGGAACTACGACGCCGCCGACGAGATCCTCGAAGCCCTCGAAACCCCGTTCCGTGCGGTCCCCGGCAACCACGACGTCGTCAAGGAGGGCTACGACCACGAGAACCTCCCCCTCGCGGAGTTTGAGGAGCGCTACACCCCCGACGGCGAGCTCCCCTTCCACGAGCGCGTCGGCGGCGTCGACGTGGTCGGGCTCAACAGCTCCGGCGGCGACGACTGGCTCACCGACTCCCACGACGGGCTGATCCCGGAGGACCAACTCGAGTGGCTGGCGGAGACCCTCCCCGAACTCGACACCCCCCTGATCGCGGTCCACCACAACCTCCCGACGATGTCGGATCAGCTGCTCCAGCACCGCGACAACAACGAGCCGGAGATGGCTATCCCGCCAACGATGCGCGAGCCAGACGCGTTCCTCGACGTGCTCGAGGAACACGACGCGCCGCTGATGGTCACGGGCCACCTCCACCTCCCCTCGGCGACGAAGGAACGCGGCGTCCGCGAGATCATGTCGCCGACGACCTGTTCGTTCCCGCAGTCCTACCTCGTCTTCGACGTGGGGCCCGACGGCACCGAGGTCCGACTGATCCCCGTCGCCGACCACGAGGGGATGATGCTCGGCCACTACGAGCGCCACACCGACTCCTACACCGGGAAGGGCCTGACCGACATGGCCGCCGTCCGACTGGCGCAGTTCCCGCTCGTCGACGAGTCCTAG
- a CDS encoding DUF6498-containing protein, with protein MADTRPDLDAVAAVIATNLVAPAGVVFLDWSIAVLVGVYVAELVAVVGWSLVKIPFAAKRPRGRVEQSRVNGLLHRLRGSIPLPGPVPAIYPRNLPPLFGGLFIAPIGIVLALALFGGVAADGVADNEGATIVLGALIVFLLRGGETVLEYFIHGGYRDHSPRSAFAPPFMSMIGVMGLLATALAIDAAEVGTGPSEAVLMLLVGGKLLLDLQGLRIEADEDRHGLLARMFGSTDTAVDPEPVEEPDCEPPVVQRPPRAAALADAIARGLAYALASGATVFVLSVALVVGLAAGLWGGVAVAVLVLVPSVFVRGLARYLTYGAVEYRCYDGLVVVHSTLLGEGQRRLRRGAVDGVETDRDPVDRLFGTETLDLDAEGPDTTPEFGLPDPDEADVDDANEDRPVTAAHVRDADAIVDALGVRWIAERDR; from the coding sequence ATGGCCGACACCCGCCCCGACCTCGACGCCGTCGCCGCCGTGATCGCGACGAACCTCGTCGCGCCGGCGGGCGTCGTCTTCCTCGACTGGTCCATCGCGGTGCTGGTTGGCGTCTACGTCGCCGAACTGGTCGCCGTCGTCGGCTGGTCGCTGGTGAAGATCCCTTTCGCCGCGAAGCGCCCCCGTGGCCGCGTCGAGCAGTCGCGGGTCAACGGCCTTCTCCACCGGCTCCGCGGCTCGATCCCGCTTCCCGGGCCGGTGCCGGCGATCTACCCCCGGAACCTCCCGCCGCTGTTCGGCGGGCTGTTCATCGCCCCCATCGGAATCGTCCTCGCGCTCGCGCTGTTCGGGGGCGTCGCCGCCGATGGCGTCGCCGATAACGAGGGCGCCACGATCGTGCTCGGCGCGCTGATCGTGTTCCTCCTGCGCGGCGGCGAGACGGTTCTGGAGTACTTCATCCATGGCGGCTACCGCGACCACTCACCCCGGTCGGCGTTCGCGCCGCCGTTCATGAGCATGATCGGGGTGATGGGGCTGCTCGCGACCGCACTCGCCATCGACGCCGCCGAGGTCGGCACCGGACCGTCCGAGGCCGTCCTCATGTTGCTCGTCGGCGGCAAACTCCTCCTCGACCTGCAGGGACTCCGGATCGAGGCCGACGAGGACCGACACGGGCTGCTCGCCCGGATGTTCGGCAGTACAGACACCGCTGTCGACCCGGAGCCCGTTGAGGAACCCGACTGCGAGCCACCAGTAGTTCAGCGACCCCCTCGGGCAGCGGCGCTCGCCGACGCGATCGCTCGCGGCCTCGCCTACGCGCTCGCTAGTGGGGCGACGGTGTTCGTGCTCTCTGTGGCGCTCGTCGTCGGCCTCGCGGCGGGGCTCTGGGGTGGCGTCGCCGTCGCGGTGCTCGTGCTCGTCCCGTCCGTGTTTGTTCGTGGCCTCGCCCGCTACCTCACCTACGGCGCCGTCGAATACCGCTGCTACGACGGGCTCGTCGTCGTCCACAGCACGCTCCTCGGCGAGGGGCAACGGCGGCTGCGCCGGGGCGCCGTCGACGGCGTCGAGACCGACCGCGACCCCGTCGACCGGCTGTTCGGAACCGAGACGCTCGACCTCGACGCCGAGGGGCCGGACACGACCCCGGAGTTCGGCCTCCCCGACCCTGACGAGGCCGACGTTGACGACGCAAACGAGGACCGGCCCGTGACGGCTGCACACGTCCGAGACGCCGACGCGATCGTCGACGCGCTCGGGGTGCGGTGGATCGCGGAGCGGGACCGTTAG